Proteins from a genomic interval of Phenylobacterium sp. LH3H17:
- a CDS encoding DEAD/DEAH box helicase produces the protein MTKFTDLGLDKSLLKALADEGYTVPTPIQAQAIPGVMSGRDLLGIAQTGTGKTAAFALPILHRLAADRKPAPRRGCRVLVLSPTRELATQIGESFKTYGKHMGVSVAVVFGGVKYGGQMRALAGGVDVLVATPGRLIDHLGEKTITLGGVEIFVLDEADQMLDMGFILPIRRIVKYLPKDRQNLFFSATMPTEIGKLAGELLNPNPHKVAVAPESTTVERVKQKVIFVETARKRALLCELFAEPKFKRVIVFTRTKRGADRVAKSLEAAGVEAAAIHGDKSQGQRERSLASFKAGEVRALVATDIAARGIDIDAVSHVVQYELPNVPESYVHRIGRTARAGADGTAVAFCADDERNLLRDIQKVTRQTIPAEDRRNDRGLHVMTQAMPEVAAERAEAGRKNNGDRGQRKPQGRSDLPGGLRAQRNRPSNGGGQRQGQGGGGNGDRHPHNVRKTGERASTTPISQAAFKGPKRDGGSAPAKRWTPLD, from the coding sequence TTGACCAAGTTCACCGACCTCGGCCTGGACAAATCCCTCCTGAAGGCCCTGGCCGACGAAGGCTATACGGTTCCCACCCCGATCCAGGCGCAAGCCATCCCGGGCGTGATGAGCGGCCGTGACCTGCTGGGCATCGCCCAGACCGGCACCGGCAAGACCGCCGCCTTCGCCCTTCCCATCCTGCATCGCCTCGCCGCCGACCGTAAGCCCGCGCCCCGCCGCGGCTGCCGCGTGCTGGTGCTCTCCCCCACCCGCGAACTCGCCACCCAGATCGGCGAGAGCTTCAAGACCTACGGCAAGCACATGGGCGTCTCCGTCGCCGTGGTGTTCGGCGGCGTGAAGTACGGCGGCCAGATGCGCGCGCTGGCCGGCGGCGTCGACGTGCTGGTGGCTACCCCCGGCCGCCTGATCGACCACCTCGGCGAGAAGACCATCACGCTCGGCGGCGTGGAGATCTTCGTCCTCGACGAGGCCGACCAGATGCTGGACATGGGCTTCATCCTGCCCATCCGCCGCATCGTGAAGTACCTGCCGAAGGACCGGCAGAACCTGTTCTTCTCCGCCACCATGCCCACCGAGATCGGCAAGCTGGCCGGCGAACTGCTGAACCCCAACCCGCACAAGGTCGCCGTGGCGCCGGAATCGACCACGGTCGAGCGCGTGAAGCAGAAGGTGATCTTCGTGGAGACGGCGCGGAAGCGCGCCCTGCTCTGCGAACTGTTCGCCGAGCCCAAGTTCAAGCGCGTCATCGTCTTCACCCGCACCAAGCGCGGCGCCGACCGGGTGGCCAAGTCCCTGGAAGCCGCCGGCGTCGAGGCCGCGGCCATTCACGGCGACAAGAGCCAGGGCCAGCGCGAACGCTCGCTGGCCTCGTTCAAGGCCGGTGAGGTCCGCGCCCTGGTGGCCACCGACATCGCCGCCCGCGGCATCGACATCGACGCGGTCAGCCACGTGGTCCAGTACGAGCTGCCCAACGTGCCGGAGTCCTACGTCCACCGGATCGGGCGGACGGCCCGGGCCGGCGCCGACGGCACGGCCGTGGCCTTCTGCGCCGACGACGAACGCAACCTGCTGCGCGACATCCAGAAGGTCACGCGCCAGACCATCCCCGCCGAGGACCGCCGCAACGACCGCGGCCTGCACGTCATGACCCAGGCCATGCCGGAGGTCGCCGCCGAGCGCGCCGAGGCCGGCCGCAAGAACAACGGCGACCGCGGCCAGCGCAAGCCGCAGGGCCGCAGCGACCTGCCGGGCGGCCTGCGCGCCCAGCGCAATCGCCCCAGCAACGGCGGCGGCCAGCGCCAGGGTCAGGGCGGCGGCGGCAATGGCGACCGCCATCCGCACAATGTCCGCAAGACCGGCGAGCGGGCCTCCACCACGCCCATCAGCCAAGCCGCCTTCAAGGGCCCCAAGCGCGACGGCGGCTCCGCCCCGGCCAAGCGCTGGACCCCGCTGGACTAA
- a CDS encoding M10 family metallopeptidase C-terminal domain-containing protein: MAKPTPDVALTLERGHPAETDLRYEASADPLAGGTLRDLPIFTPQQVADQITRSGFDWSVKETADGVLTYGFYKGPTTIGQYNNPHGAAEKYEYSPMTAAQQEGTREALNYWDDLIPLRFEEQAKGQGNWDMAFASTTSGPGQAWAYLPHGTNYGAQYQHLQGDVWINPGPVSGFQLLDGWYGMQTLTHEIGHALGLSHPGDYDAGDGVPLSYELADYYQDSRQYSVMSYWDAYETGAQHIDWSLMRFTYSATPGVHDILAIQKLYGVDTTTRTGDTTYGFNWSDDLDNRTAFQINPNEIAPVFTIWDAGGNDTLDLSGYDTPSYIDLNPGSFSSAGGSDRFLTLDEINANNEAAGLPARTQRLFDIYNNGVEGVNGGESWIKISGMDPTKPPLMHDNISIAYGATIENAKGGGGTDTIVGNSADNVLTGNGGNDVFVLSSNGGDDTIADFEGGPGAGDRIDLSSVAGLTFATLSISEVGGEAVIALGTGSVTLTGVSAASLDADDFIFA; this comes from the coding sequence ATGGCAAAACCAACGCCCGATGTTGCGCTTACCCTGGAACGGGGACACCCGGCCGAAACCGACCTGCGCTATGAAGCCTCCGCCGATCCGCTGGCTGGAGGCACTCTCCGCGACCTGCCGATCTTCACACCCCAACAGGTCGCCGACCAGATCACCCGTTCTGGGTTCGATTGGTCCGTCAAGGAGACCGCCGACGGCGTCCTGACCTATGGGTTCTACAAAGGCCCGACGACGATCGGCCAGTACAACAATCCCCACGGCGCGGCCGAGAAGTACGAATACTCGCCGATGACCGCGGCCCAGCAGGAAGGCACCCGCGAGGCGCTGAACTATTGGGACGACCTGATCCCGCTGCGGTTCGAAGAACAGGCCAAGGGTCAGGGCAACTGGGACATGGCCTTCGCCTCGACCACCAGCGGCCCGGGACAGGCCTGGGCCTATCTGCCCCACGGGACCAACTACGGCGCCCAGTACCAGCACCTCCAGGGCGACGTCTGGATCAATCCCGGTCCGGTCAGCGGCTTCCAGCTGCTGGATGGCTGGTACGGCATGCAGACCCTGACCCACGAGATCGGCCACGCGCTCGGCCTGTCCCATCCGGGCGATTACGACGCCGGCGACGGCGTGCCGCTGAGCTACGAGCTGGCCGACTATTACCAGGACAGCCGCCAGTACTCGGTCATGTCCTACTGGGACGCCTACGAGACCGGCGCCCAGCACATCGACTGGTCGCTGATGCGGTTCACCTATTCCGCCACGCCCGGCGTCCACGACATCCTGGCCATCCAGAAGCTCTACGGCGTCGACACCACCACGCGGACCGGCGACACGACCTACGGCTTCAACTGGAGCGACGACCTAGACAACCGCACGGCTTTCCAGATCAATCCGAACGAGATCGCTCCGGTGTTCACAATCTGGGACGCCGGCGGCAACGACACGCTCGACCTGTCGGGCTACGACACCCCGTCCTATATCGACCTGAATCCCGGCTCCTTCAGCAGCGCCGGCGGCTCGGATCGTTTCCTGACCTTGGACGAGATCAACGCCAACAACGAGGCTGCGGGCCTCCCCGCCCGCACCCAGCGGCTCTTCGACATCTACAACAACGGGGTCGAGGGCGTGAACGGCGGCGAGAGCTGGATCAAGATCTCCGGCATGGATCCCACCAAGCCCCCGCTAATGCACGACAACATCAGCATCGCCTATGGCGCCACCATCGAGAACGCCAAGGGCGGCGGCGGAACCGACACCATTGTCGGCAACTCGGCCGACAACGTCCTGACCGGCAATGGCGGGAACGACGTCTTCGTGCTTTCGTCGAACGGCGGCGATGACACGATCGCCGACTTCGAAGGCGGCCCAGGCGCGGGCGACCGCATCGACCTGAGCTCGGTGGCCGGCCTGACCTTCGCCACCCTGTCCATCAGCGAGGTGGGCGGCGAAGCCGTCATCGCGCTTGGGACCGGATCGGTGACCCTGACCGGGGTCTCGGCGGCCAGCCTGGACGCCGACGACTTCATCTTCGCCTAG
- the mutT gene encoding 8-oxo-dGTP diphosphatase MutT, whose translation MAKPMLFVAAAALVDSEGRVLICQRPQGKQLAGLWEFPGGKVEPGETPEECLIRELDEELGIKVTHACLAPFVFASHGYESFHLMMPLYLVRRWEGFVTAKEHEAVAWVKPAKLADYPMPPADAPLVAWLRDLI comes from the coding sequence ATGGCCAAACCCATGCTGTTCGTCGCCGCCGCCGCCCTCGTGGACTCCGAGGGCCGGGTGCTGATCTGTCAGAGGCCGCAGGGCAAGCAGCTTGCCGGCCTTTGGGAGTTTCCGGGCGGCAAGGTCGAGCCCGGCGAGACCCCCGAGGAATGCCTGATCCGCGAGCTGGACGAGGAACTGGGCATCAAGGTCACCCACGCCTGCCTGGCGCCCTTCGTATTCGCCAGCCACGGTTACGAAAGCTTTCACCTGATGATGCCACTCTACCTCGTCCGTCGCTGGGAAGGCTTTGTGACGGCCAAGGAACACGAGGCCGTCGCATGGGTGAAACCCGCGAAACTCGCCGACTATCCGATGCCGCCGGCCGACGCGCCCCTGGTGGCCTGGTTGCGCGACCTGATCTGA
- the rsgA gene encoding ribosome small subunit-dependent GTPase A, with the protein MLDTYGWSDALQRLFHEHAARGLIPARVTVQQRGHYGLVIETGEVVGELSGRFHFEAEATGYPVAGDWVAVTPPADEGPVMIQALLPRSTSFVRREANGGRAQVVAANIDLALLVASLNADLNPRRIERYLATAWESGARPVVVLTKADTCEDPAPLIEEIKAIAHGVEVHVVSAVTGEGMADLAALLKPGETAVLLGSSGVGKSTLVNALAGRELMHTREIREDDARGRHTTTHRELVLLPSGALVLDTPGMRELGLWNADTGLAATFGDLETEVEALAAHCRFRDCGHGAEPGCAVRAALESGELDAERWEAYGKLQRELAHLDRKESPAAASQARKVWIQREKAMRQRAKHRETDE; encoded by the coding sequence TTGCTCGACACTTACGGCTGGAGCGACGCCCTCCAGCGACTCTTTCATGAACACGCCGCCCGGGGACTGATCCCGGCCCGCGTCACCGTCCAACAGCGCGGCCACTACGGTCTCGTCATCGAAACCGGCGAAGTCGTCGGCGAACTGTCCGGCCGCTTCCACTTCGAGGCGGAGGCGACGGGCTATCCCGTGGCGGGCGACTGGGTGGCCGTCACCCCGCCAGCCGACGAGGGCCCGGTGATGATCCAGGCACTGCTGCCGCGCTCCACCAGCTTCGTCCGCCGGGAAGCCAATGGCGGGCGGGCCCAGGTGGTGGCCGCCAATATCGACCTGGCCCTGCTGGTCGCCTCGCTCAACGCCGACCTCAATCCGCGGCGGATCGAGCGCTATCTCGCCACCGCTTGGGAGAGCGGCGCCCGGCCGGTGGTGGTTCTCACCAAGGCCGACACCTGCGAGGATCCCGCGCCGCTGATCGAGGAAATCAAGGCCATCGCCCACGGGGTCGAGGTCCACGTTGTCTCGGCGGTGACCGGGGAGGGCATGGCCGACCTGGCCGCGCTGCTGAAGCCGGGCGAGACCGCCGTGCTGCTGGGCTCTTCCGGGGTCGGCAAGTCGACCCTGGTCAATGCGCTGGCGGGCCGGGAGCTGATGCACACCAGGGAGATCCGGGAGGACGACGCGCGCGGCCGCCACACCACCACCCATCGCGAACTGGTCCTGTTGCCCAGCGGGGCCCTGGTGCTGGACACGCCCGGCATGCGCGAGCTGGGCCTCTGGAACGCCGACACGGGACTGGCGGCCACCTTCGGAGACCTTGAAACGGAGGTCGAGGCGCTCGCGGCGCACTGCAGGTTCCGCGACTGCGGGCACGGCGCCGAGCCGGGCTGCGCCGTCCGCGCGGCCCTGGAAAGCGGTGAACTCGACGCGGAGCGCTGGGAGGCCTACGGCAAGCTGCAGCGCGAACTCGCCCACCTGGACCGCAAGGAGAGCCCGGCCGCCGCCTCCCAGGCCCGCAAGGTCTGGATCCAGCGCGAGAAGGCGATGCGCCAGCGGGCGAAACACCGGGAGACGGACGAATAG
- a CDS encoding catalase, whose protein sequence is MTERLTTTAGAPVPDNQNSLSAGPRGPLLMQDYQLMEKLAHQNRERIPERVVHAKGSAAYGTFRVTQDISHFSKARLFGAVGKETEVLLRFSTVAGERGAADAERDVRGFALKFYSEEGNWDLVGNNTPVFFIRDPMKFPDFIRTQKRHPVSNLRSPTAMWDFWSLSPESLHQVTILFSDRGQPDGYRFMHGFGSHTYSFLNAAGERHWVKFHFKNLAGIRNLANDQAAATIAADRESAQRDLFEAIEAGDFPRWRVCVQIMTEAEAELTPYDPFDLTKVWPHADFPLIEVGVLELNRNPDNYFAEVEQASFSPSNIVPGIGFSPDKVLQGRLFAYADAHRYRIGTHYEALPVNRPKSPVAHYHMDGAMRFDAPPRTDAYYEPNSFGGPKEDPSVAEPPLRIAGDADRFNHRTGNDDYTQPGNLFRLMNPEQQALLMDNIAGAMAPVPEAIQRRQVEHFRRADPAYGAGVAQRLGLSEGAIAAE, encoded by the coding sequence ATGACTGAGCGACTGACCACCACCGCGGGGGCCCCGGTTCCCGACAACCAGAACTCGCTCAGCGCCGGGCCGCGCGGCCCGCTCCTGATGCAGGACTACCAGCTGATGGAAAAGCTGGCGCACCAGAACCGCGAGCGCATTCCCGAACGGGTGGTCCACGCCAAGGGCTCGGCCGCCTACGGGACCTTCCGGGTCACGCAGGACATCAGCCACTTTTCCAAGGCCAGGCTGTTCGGCGCGGTCGGCAAGGAGACCGAGGTGCTGCTGCGCTTCTCCACCGTGGCCGGCGAGCGCGGCGCGGCCGACGCCGAGCGCGACGTGCGCGGCTTCGCGCTGAAGTTCTACTCCGAGGAGGGCAACTGGGACCTGGTGGGCAACAACACGCCGGTCTTCTTCATCCGCGACCCGATGAAGTTCCCCGACTTCATTCGCACCCAGAAGCGCCATCCGGTCTCGAACCTGCGCTCGCCGACCGCCATGTGGGACTTCTGGAGCCTGTCGCCGGAGAGCCTGCACCAGGTCACGATCCTGTTCTCCGATCGCGGACAGCCGGACGGCTACCGGTTCATGCACGGCTTCGGCAGCCACACCTATTCGTTCCTCAATGCCGCCGGTGAGCGCCACTGGGTGAAGTTCCACTTCAAGAACCTGGCCGGAATCCGCAACCTGGCCAACGACCAGGCCGCCGCCACCATCGCCGCCGACCGCGAGAGCGCCCAGCGCGACCTGTTCGAGGCCATCGAGGCCGGCGACTTCCCGCGCTGGCGGGTCTGCGTGCAGATCATGACCGAGGCGGAGGCCGAGCTCACCCCCTACGACCCGTTCGACCTGACCAAGGTCTGGCCGCACGCGGACTTCCCGCTGATCGAGGTCGGGGTCCTGGAGCTGAACCGCAATCCGGACAACTATTTCGCCGAGGTGGAGCAGGCCTCGTTCAGTCCGTCCAACATCGTGCCGGGCATCGGCTTCTCGCCGGACAAGGTGCTGCAGGGCCGTCTTTTCGCCTATGCCGACGCCCACCGCTACCGGATCGGCACCCACTACGAAGCCCTGCCGGTGAACCGCCCGAAGTCGCCGGTGGCCCACTACCACATGGACGGCGCCATGCGCTTCGACGCCCCGCCCCGCACCGACGCCTACTACGAGCCCAACTCGTTCGGCGGGCCGAAGGAGGACCCGAGCGTGGCCGAGCCGCCGCTGCGGATCGCGGGCGACGCCGACCGGTTCAACCATCGGACCGGCAATGACGACTACACCCAGCCCGGGAACCTGTTCCGCCTGATGAACCCGGAACAGCAGGCGCTGCTGATGGACAATATCGCCGGCGCCATGGCTCCGGTCCCCGAGGCGATCCAGCGCCGCCAGGTCGAGCACTTCCGCCGCGCCGATCCCGCATATGGGGCGGGCGTCGCCCAGCGGCTGGGGCTGTCGGAAGGCGCCATCGCCGCGGAATAG
- a CDS encoding hydrogen peroxide-inducible genes activator has translation MPTLRQLRYLAALAEHGHFGRAAAACHVTQPALSMQIKELEAELDLPLVERGRTGAVLTEEGVELAQRARALNAGVKDLEDFARERRGDRAQRLALGIIPSVAPYLLPRLLPLLQAAMPGLDLKVRETQTAVLMAELAGGELDAVIAALPLAGDGIEAVALFEDAFLLASPADDPVAAASPRDLPPDRLLLLEEGHCLRDQALGACEISDLSTFGATSLTTLVQLVAHGQGVTLLPAMAADALADPRIVLARFSDPQPSRTIALAWRTASPRRRQLKDLAARIAEQAAR, from the coding sequence ATGCCGACCTTGAGACAGCTCCGCTACCTCGCCGCCCTGGCCGAACACGGCCACTTCGGGCGGGCCGCCGCCGCCTGCCACGTGACCCAGCCGGCGCTTTCCATGCAGATCAAGGAATTGGAGGCCGAGCTCGACCTGCCCCTGGTCGAGCGGGGTCGGACCGGCGCCGTCCTCACGGAGGAAGGGGTCGAACTGGCGCAGCGGGCCCGGGCGCTCAACGCCGGGGTCAAGGACTTGGAGGACTTCGCCCGCGAACGGCGCGGCGACCGCGCCCAGCGCCTGGCGCTGGGGATCATCCCCTCCGTGGCGCCCTATCTGCTGCCGCGCCTGCTGCCGCTCCTGCAGGCCGCCATGCCTGGCCTGGACCTCAAGGTCCGCGAGACCCAGACGGCTGTGCTGATGGCCGAGCTGGCGGGCGGCGAACTGGACGCGGTGATCGCCGCCCTGCCGCTGGCCGGCGACGGGATCGAGGCCGTGGCCCTGTTCGAGGACGCCTTCCTGTTGGCCAGCCCCGCCGACGATCCGGTCGCGGCGGCATCGCCACGCGACCTGCCGCCCGATCGCCTGCTGCTGCTGGAGGAAGGCCACTGCCTGCGTGACCAGGCCCTGGGCGCCTGCGAGATCAGCGACCTGTCGACCTTCGGGGCCACGTCGCTCACCACCTTGGTTCAGCTGGTGGCCCACGGCCAGGGGGTGACCCTGCTGCCGGCCATGGCGGCCGACGCCCTGGCCGATCCGCGCATCGTCCTGGCGCGGTTCTCCGATCCGCAGCCCAGCCGCACCATCGCGCTCGCCTGGCGCACCGCCTCGCCGCGCAGGCGCCAGCTCAAGGACCTGGCCGCCCGCATCGCCGAGCAGGCCGCCAGGTGA
- a CDS encoding kinase gives MSDWLADFIAAESLPSEFAPTARAICIPLAEAIAARARVEPGLVVGICGAQAIGKSALAAVTRRLLEDSGLKVALFSLDDLYLTHAERQALARDVHPLLATRGVPGTHDMALGLALIEALRRPGEVALPAFDKARDDRRPRADWPRFEGPADVILFEGWCVGARPQNVGALATPVNDLERTRDPDGTWRGFANAALAGPYQNLFGRIGLQVLLRAPGFEVVLEWRREQERRLRARLAREGGDAARTMSDDQVADFIAHYERLTRWILEEMPGRADIVIELDAARRPSAPKS, from the coding sequence GTGAGCGACTGGCTGGCCGATTTCATCGCGGCGGAATCCCTGCCCTCGGAGTTCGCCCCGACAGCGCGGGCCATCTGCATCCCACTGGCCGAGGCGATCGCCGCCCGAGCCCGGGTGGAGCCAGGCTTGGTCGTCGGGATCTGCGGCGCCCAGGCCATCGGCAAGTCGGCCCTGGCCGCGGTGACCCGGCGCCTGCTGGAGGATAGCGGCCTGAAGGTCGCCCTGTTTTCGCTGGACGACCTCTACCTGACCCATGCTGAGCGGCAGGCCCTGGCCCGCGACGTCCATCCGCTGCTCGCCACGCGCGGCGTTCCCGGCACCCACGACATGGCCCTGGGCCTCGCCCTGATCGAGGCCCTGCGGCGTCCCGGCGAGGTCGCGCTGCCGGCCTTCGACAAGGCCCGCGACGACCGGCGGCCCCGTGCCGACTGGCCGCGCTTCGAAGGCCCGGCCGACGTGATCCTGTTCGAAGGCTGGTGCGTCGGCGCGCGGCCGCAGAACGTCGGGGCCCTGGCCACGCCGGTCAATGACCTGGAGCGGACGCGTGACCCGGACGGGACGTGGCGGGGCTTCGCCAACGCCGCCCTGGCGGGTCCCTACCAGAACCTCTTCGGCCGCATCGGCCTGCAGGTCCTGCTGCGAGCGCCAGGATTCGAGGTGGTGCTGGAGTGGCGCCGCGAGCAGGAGCGCAGGCTACGCGCGCGCCTGGCCCGCGAGGGCGGAGACGCCGCCCGGACGATGAGCGACGACCAGGTCGCCGATTTCATCGCCCACTATGAGCGGCTGACCCGCTGGATCCTGGAAGAAATGCCGGGGCGGGCGGACATCGTCATCGAACTGGACGCCGCGCGGCGTCCGTCCGCCCCGAAGTCCTAG
- a CDS encoding DUF4168 domain-containing protein, with amino-acid sequence MRTSIMAAGLFAALACASVAQAQTPAPAPAAAPAAGGFTDDELKAFGGAMTEVSKINAEFSPKMTGADGPTKISVQREMIAKMSAAVQASGLTPAKYNEISAAVQKDPALRQHLTEVLNAQPAA; translated from the coding sequence ATGCGGACTTCCATCATGGCCGCCGGCCTCTTCGCGGCGCTGGCCTGCGCTTCCGTCGCCCAGGCCCAGACGCCCGCCCCGGCGCCCGCCGCCGCCCCCGCCGCCGGCGGCTTCACGGACGACGAGCTGAAGGCGTTCGGCGGAGCCATGACCGAGGTCTCCAAGATCAATGCCGAGTTCAGCCCCAAGATGACGGGCGCCGACGGCCCCACCAAGATCTCCGTCCAGCGCGAAATGATCGCCAAGATGAGCGCCGCGGTGCAGGCCAGCGGCCTGACGCCGGCGAAGTACAATGAGATCTCCGCCGCGGTTCAGAAGGATCCGGCCCTGCGCCAGCACCTGACCGAAGTGCTGAACGCCCAGCCGGCGGCCTAG
- a CDS encoding serine hydrolase: protein MSAKDPIAAALEAYVDADQLAGAATLVWRGGKVVQTAAVGWRDMEAAELLERDAIFRIASMTKPITSTAAMMLFEEGAFDLDDPISRWAPEFAAMRVLRAPDGPLDETDPAEREITFEDLLTHRSGVTYGDFHAGPIAKAYFAALGSDIDSHLAPDDWIAALAALPLIDQPGAGFHYGHSTHLLGLLIARIEGAPLNEVLQRRIFTPLGMKDTGFTVPAEKRQRRAQMYGFDAAGRLFPRPLGTKDAGALLAERPVDMANVSGGGGLWSTLDDYLAFARMFVGQGAVDGVRLVAPETLALMTANRLTEQQRARAENFGLPLFTAHGFGLGGVAVVMDPDNAAVTRCKGGVGTVGWPGAYGGWWQADPTDGSVMIFLAHNIFELEQLAQGIGLGVYGAITEFHALASGMSLEA, encoded by the coding sequence ATGAGTGCGAAAGACCCGATCGCGGCCGCCCTCGAGGCCTATGTGGACGCCGACCAGCTGGCCGGGGCCGCGACGCTGGTGTGGCGCGGCGGCAAGGTGGTCCAGACCGCCGCGGTCGGCTGGCGGGACATGGAGGCGGCGGAGCTGCTCGAACGCGACGCGATCTTCCGCATCGCCTCGATGACCAAGCCGATCACCTCGACGGCGGCGATGATGCTGTTCGAGGAAGGCGCCTTCGACCTGGACGACCCCATCTCCCGCTGGGCGCCGGAGTTCGCCGCGATGCGCGTCCTGCGCGCGCCCGACGGACCGCTGGACGAGACCGATCCGGCGGAACGCGAGATCACCTTCGAAGACCTGCTGACCCATCGCTCGGGCGTGACCTATGGCGACTTCCACGCCGGCCCGATCGCCAAGGCCTACTTCGCCGCGCTCGGCAGCGACATCGACAGCCATCTGGCGCCCGACGACTGGATCGCCGCCCTGGCCGCCCTGCCTCTGATCGACCAGCCCGGCGCGGGCTTCCACTATGGCCACTCCACCCACCTGCTCGGCCTGCTGATCGCCCGCATCGAGGGCGCGCCGCTGAACGAGGTGCTCCAGCGCCGGATCTTCACGCCCCTGGGCATGAAGGACACTGGCTTCACCGTCCCGGCCGAGAAGCGCCAGCGGCGCGCACAGATGTACGGCTTCGACGCGGCCGGGCGCCTGTTCCCTCGCCCGCTGGGGACCAAGGACGCCGGCGCCTTGCTGGCCGAGCGCCCCGTCGACATGGCGAATGTCTCCGGCGGCGGGGGCCTTTGGTCGACCCTGGACGACTATCTCGCCTTCGCGCGGATGTTCGTCGGCCAGGGCGCGGTGGACGGGGTGCGGCTGGTGGCGCCGGAGACCCTGGCCCTGATGACCGCCAACCGCCTGACCGAGCAGCAGCGCGCCAGGGCCGAGAACTTCGGCCTGCCGCTCTTCACCGCCCACGGGTTCGGGCTGGGGGGCGTGGCCGTCGTTATGGACCCCGACAACGCAGCGGTGACCCGCTGCAAGGGCGGCGTCGGCACGGTGGGCTGGCCCGGCGCCTATGGCGGCTGGTGGCAGGCCGATCCCACCGACGGCTCGGTGATGATCTTCCTGGCGCACAACATCTTCGAACTGGAGCAGCTCGCCCAGGGGATCGGGCTCGGGGTCTATGGCGCGATCACGGAGTTCCACGCCCTGGCGTCGGGGATGTCCCTCGAAGCTTGA
- a CDS encoding TetR/AcrR family transcriptional regulator: MTTDATGETARGRPKGDKRARTRAKLIDAARDLTREKGFERTTLEDVALRAGMTTGAIYGNFKNRDELFMATAERQWAPIRPAYRPGFSFAELMAAMAEAVIAALPERRVAAPGALRFRAYALNHEEVRVQFRDAMAKGYDSGAGWLRTVFDETELPMPADTLVRVINAMTEGLLFQRFLTPELVPDEVIHAAFSALAGERTA; this comes from the coding sequence ATGACCACCGACGCCACAGGCGAGACGGCCCGGGGACGGCCCAAGGGCGACAAGCGCGCCCGCACCCGCGCCAAGCTCATCGACGCCGCCCGCGACCTGACCCGGGAAAAAGGCTTCGAGCGCACGACCCTGGAGGATGTGGCGCTGCGGGCCGGCATGACCACCGGGGCGATCTACGGCAACTTCAAGAACCGCGATGAGCTGTTCATGGCCACGGCCGAGCGGCAGTGGGCGCCCATCCGGCCGGCCTACAGGCCCGGCTTCAGTTTCGCCGAACTGATGGCCGCCATGGCCGAGGCGGTCATAGCGGCCCTTCCCGAGCGGCGAGTGGCGGCGCCTGGGGCGCTGCGGTTCCGGGCCTACGCCCTGAACCATGAGGAGGTCCGGGTCCAGTTCCGCGACGCCATGGCCAAGGGCTACGACTCCGGCGCCGGCTGGCTGAGGACCGTATTCGACGAAACCGAGCTGCCGATGCCGGCGGACACCCTGGTCCGGGTGATCAACGCCATGACCGAGGGCCTGCTGTTCCAGCGGTTCCTGACCCCGGAGCTCGTCCCTGACGAGGTGATCCACGCCGCCTTCTCCGCGCTGGCGGGCGAGCGGACCGCCTAG